The following are encoded in a window of Streptomyces sp. 11x1 genomic DNA:
- a CDS encoding Fur family transcriptional regulator — protein sequence MSDLLERLRGRGWRMTAQRRVVAEVLDGEHVHLTADEVHARAVAKLPEISRATVYNTLGELVSLGEVLEVATDRRAKRYDPNAHRPHHHLVCARCGTIRDVHPTGNPLADLPSSERFGFTVSDVEVTYRGVCPNCTQA from the coding sequence ATGAGTGACCTTCTGGAGCGGCTGCGCGGACGCGGATGGCGTATGACCGCGCAGCGGCGTGTCGTGGCCGAGGTCCTCGACGGCGAACACGTCCATCTGACGGCCGACGAGGTGCACGCGCGCGCTGTCGCCAAGCTGCCCGAGATCTCCCGGGCGACCGTCTACAACACCCTCGGCGAGCTGGTCTCCCTCGGTGAGGTGCTCGAGGTCGCCACGGACCGGCGCGCCAAGCGGTACGACCCGAACGCGCACCGTCCACACCACCACCTGGTCTGCGCCCGGTGCGGCACGATCCGTGACGTGCACCCGACCGGCAACCCCCTGGCGGACCTCCCCTCCTCCGAGCGCTTCGGCTTCACCGTCTCGGACGTGGAGGTCACCTACCGGGGCGTCTGCCCGAACTGCACCCAGGCGTAG
- a CDS encoding sel1 repeat family protein: MDVMGDKATLLETGRFALPADIALPADFVLPAESASSVESAGVADEDETGDAVEEARQRLAAEAGDTEAMSVLGAMLLRRGDLDGAEPCLRAATAAGDRAAANNLGVLLHQRGYADEAADWWRVAAVAGSAAAAHALGRHHRERGDEPAAEYWLRQSAEQGHALGAYALADLLEHRSDAAAERWMRVAAERGHREAAYRLARTLDQRAEQEERTAVREGRKIARAALEIGSGPREGRAAGRDGGGQAVGAGERATDNGVGAEAAEEAEQWYRQAAARGHRRAALHLGAILERRGELKEAGRWYLTSAKHGEPRAACALGFLLRDAGDTESAAVWWLRAAQDGNGNAANALGALHAERGETQTAERWYRAAMDAGDVNGAYNLGLLCAEQGRTAQAEQWYRRAAYAGHREAANALAILLLQVGDASGAEPWFSKAAEAGSVDAAFNLGILFAGRGDDATALVWYERAAAAGHTEAALQVAIARLRDGDERAAERHLRCAAGGGSAEAAYRLAAVLDARRPPAPAHELGEPVREKNECEEWYERAASQGHRRAQVRVGMLAAGRGDVVEAARWYRVAAESGSRNGAFNLGLLLAREGSEPEAAVWWARAADAGHGRAALRLALVYARRGELVEGKRWADRAVALGPAEVAERAARLRDALRDELSA; this comes from the coding sequence CGCGTCAGCGGCTCGCCGCCGAAGCCGGTGACACCGAGGCGATGAGTGTCCTCGGCGCCATGCTCCTGCGCCGCGGCGACCTGGACGGAGCCGAGCCCTGTCTGCGGGCCGCCACCGCGGCCGGGGACCGGGCGGCCGCCAACAACCTGGGTGTCCTGCTGCACCAGCGGGGGTACGCCGACGAGGCCGCCGACTGGTGGCGGGTCGCGGCCGTCGCCGGTTCCGCCGCCGCCGCGCACGCGCTCGGCCGCCACCATCGCGAGCGCGGTGACGAACCGGCCGCCGAGTACTGGCTGCGCCAGTCCGCCGAGCAGGGGCACGCCCTGGGCGCGTACGCGCTCGCCGACCTGCTGGAGCACCGCAGTGACGCCGCCGCCGAGCGGTGGATGAGAGTGGCCGCCGAGCGCGGGCACCGCGAGGCCGCGTACCGGCTCGCGCGTACGCTCGACCAGCGCGCGGAGCAGGAGGAGCGCACCGCCGTGCGCGAAGGACGGAAGATCGCGCGCGCGGCGCTCGAGATCGGGAGCGGCCCCCGCGAGGGCCGTGCCGCCGGGCGGGACGGCGGCGGGCAGGCCGTGGGCGCGGGGGAGCGCGCCACCGACAACGGTGTCGGGGCGGAGGCCGCCGAGGAGGCGGAGCAGTGGTACCGGCAGGCCGCCGCGCGCGGGCACCGGCGGGCCGCGCTGCACCTCGGGGCGATCCTGGAGCGGCGCGGGGAGCTGAAGGAGGCCGGTCGCTGGTACCTGACCTCCGCGAAGCACGGTGAGCCGCGCGCCGCGTGCGCGCTCGGGTTCCTGCTGCGGGATGCGGGTGACACGGAGAGCGCGGCCGTGTGGTGGCTGCGGGCCGCCCAGGACGGCAACGGCAACGCGGCGAACGCGCTGGGCGCGCTGCACGCCGAGCGCGGCGAGACGCAGACCGCCGAGCGCTGGTACCGGGCCGCGATGGACGCCGGGGACGTCAACGGCGCGTACAACCTGGGGCTGCTCTGCGCCGAGCAGGGGCGGACCGCGCAGGCCGAGCAGTGGTACCGGCGCGCCGCGTACGCCGGACACCGGGAGGCGGCGAACGCACTGGCCATCCTGCTGCTCCAGGTCGGCGACGCGTCCGGTGCGGAGCCGTGGTTCTCCAAGGCCGCCGAGGCCGGGAGCGTCGACGCCGCCTTCAACCTGGGCATCCTGTTCGCCGGGCGGGGCGACGACGCGACGGCGCTGGTCTGGTACGAGCGGGCGGCTGCCGCCGGGCACACCGAGGCGGCGCTCCAGGTCGCCATAGCGCGACTGCGGGACGGTGACGAGCGCGCCGCCGAGCGGCATCTGCGGTGCGCCGCCGGTGGGGGCAGCGCGGAGGCCGCGTACCGGCTGGCTGCCGTGCTCGACGCGCGGCGGCCGCCCGCGCCCGCGCACGAACTGGGCGAGCCGGTGCGGGAGAAGAACGAGTGCGAGGAGTGGTACGAGCGGGCCGCGTCGCAGGGGCATCGGCGGGCGCAGGTGCGCGTCGGGATGCTGGCGGCCGGGCGGGGGGACGTGGTCGAGGCCGCGCGGTGGTACCGGGTCGCGGCGGAGTCGGGATCGCGGAACGGCGCGTTCAATCTGGGGCTGCTGCTGGCTCGGGAGGGAAGTGAGCCGGAGGCCGCCGTGTGGTGGGCTCGGGCCGCCGACGCGGGGCATGGACGGGCGGCGTTGCGGCTCGCTCTCGTCTACGCGCGTCGGGGTGAGCTGGTGGAGGGGAAGCGGTGGGCCGATCGGGCCGTGGCGCTCGGGCCGGCTGAGGTGGCGGAGCGGGCAGCGCGGTTGCGGGATGCGTTGCGGGACGAGTTGTCGGCGTAG
- a CDS encoding CBS domain-containing protein, with protein MLVRDAMTTVVLTIGPDHTLRQAAALMAARRVGAAVVLDPDAGGLGILTERDVLVSVGLGQSPDTERAHAHTTTDVVFATPSWTLEEAARAMAHGGFRHLIVIDEGAPIGIVSVRDIIRCWAPARQPAPA; from the coding sequence ATGCTCGTCCGCGACGCCATGACCACAGTGGTCCTCACCATCGGCCCCGATCACACCCTCCGCCAGGCCGCCGCCCTGATGGCGGCTCGCCGGGTCGGCGCGGCCGTGGTCCTCGACCCGGACGCCGGCGGACTCGGCATCCTGACCGAACGCGACGTCCTCGTCTCCGTGGGCCTCGGCCAGAGCCCCGACACCGAGCGCGCCCACGCCCACACCACCACCGACGTCGTGTTCGCCACGCCGTCCTGGACCCTGGAGGAAGCAGCCCGCGCAATGGCCCACGGCGGCTTCCGCCATCTGATCGTCATCGACGAGGGCGCCCCCATCGGCATCGTCTCGGTCCGCGACATCATCCGCTGCTGGGCACCCGCCCGACAGCCCGCACCGGCGTAG
- the hisN gene encoding histidinol-phosphatase, translating into MADYLDDLRLAHVLADAADATTMSRFKALDLKVETKPDMTPVSEADKAAEELIRGQLQRARPRDAILGEEYGVEGTGPRRWVIDPIDGTKNYVRGVPVWATLISLMEAAEGGYQPVVGVVSAPALGRRWWAAKGHGAFTGRSLSSASRLHVSRVADLSDASFAYSSLSGWEDRGHLNGFLDLTREVWRTRAYGDFWPYMMVAEGSVDICAEPELSLWDMAANAIIVTEAGGSFTGLDGRPGPHSGDAAASNGLLHDELLGYLNERY; encoded by the coding sequence ATGGCCGATTACCTCGACGACCTCCGCCTCGCCCACGTCCTCGCGGACGCCGCCGACGCGACCACGATGTCCCGCTTCAAGGCCCTCGACCTCAAGGTCGAGACGAAGCCGGACATGACCCCGGTGAGCGAAGCCGACAAGGCCGCCGAGGAACTCATCCGCGGCCAACTCCAGCGCGCCCGCCCCCGCGACGCCATCCTCGGCGAGGAGTACGGCGTCGAGGGCACCGGGCCGCGCCGCTGGGTGATCGACCCGATCGACGGCACCAAGAACTACGTCCGAGGCGTCCCTGTCTGGGCCACCCTGATCTCTCTCATGGAAGCGGCCGAGGGCGGCTACCAGCCCGTCGTCGGCGTGGTCTCCGCCCCCGCGCTCGGCCGCCGCTGGTGGGCCGCCAAGGGCCACGGCGCCTTCACCGGCCGCAGTCTGAGCTCGGCCTCCCGCCTGCACGTCTCCCGCGTCGCCGACCTCTCGGACGCCTCTTTCGCGTACTCCTCCCTCAGCGGCTGGGAGGACCGCGGCCACCTCAACGGCTTCCTTGACCTGACCCGCGAGGTGTGGCGCACCCGCGCGTACGGCGATTTCTGGCCGTACATGATGGTCGCCGAGGGCTCCGTGGACATCTGCGCCGAACCCGAGCTGTCCCTCTGGGACATGGCCGCCAACGCGATCATCGTCACGGAGGCGGGCGGCAGCTTCACCGGCCTCGACGGCCGCCCCGGCCCGCACAGCGGCGACGCGGCGGCCTCGAACGGCCTCCTCCACGACGAGCTGCTGGGCTATCTGAACGAGCGCTACTGA